In one window of Erinaceus europaeus chromosome 17, mEriEur2.1, whole genome shotgun sequence DNA:
- the LOC103116498 gene encoding fatty acid desaturase 3, producing the protein MPLSLVKLEMQRFLLLTLRAKVPPSVHTLIFTLALGLLRGVETCPGHPNLSPAPRASTFSPSPILPQDLLWAASFYTRFFLSYVPFYGIPGVLLLFVAVRVLESHWFVWVTQMNHIPKEIGHEKHRDWASSQLAATCNVEPSFFNDWFSGHLNFQIEHHLFPTMPRHNYRRVAPLVKALCAKHGLRYEVKPFLTALADIVGSLKKSGDVWLEAYLHQ; encoded by the exons ATGCCGCTGAGCCTCGTAAAACTGGAGATGCAAAGGTTCCTGCTTTTAACTCTGAGAGCTAAGG TCCCCCCATCCGTTCACACCCTCATCTTCACGCTTGCACTCGGCCTGCTGAGAGGGGTGGAGACCTGCCCAGGGCACCCCAACCTCTCTCCTGCTCCCAGAGCCTCCACCTTCTCCCCGTCCCCCATCCTCCCCCAGGACTTGCTCTGGGCTGCCAGCTTCTACACCCGCTTCTTCCTGTCCTATGTCCCATTCTATGGCATTCCTGGGGTGCTGCTCCTCTTCGTGGCTGTCAG AGTCCTGGAGAGCCACTGGTTTGTGTGGGTGACACAGATGAACCACATCCCCAAGGAGATCGGCCACGAGAAGCACCGGGACTGGGCCAGCTCTCAG ctggCGGCCACCTGTAACGTGGAGCCCTCGTTCTTCAACGACTGGTTCAGCGGGCACCTCAACTTCCAGATTGAGCACCA CCTTTTCCCCACCATGCCACGGCACAATTACCGCAGGGTGGCACCCCTGGTGAAGGCCCTATGTGCCAAGCACGGCCTCCGCTACGAGGTGAAGCCCTTCCTCACGGCCCTGGCTGACATCGTAGG GTCCCTGAAGAAGTCGGGGGACGTCTGGCTGGAAGCCTACCTGCACCAGTGA